In a genomic window of Diorhabda carinulata isolate Delta chromosome 8, icDioCari1.1, whole genome shotgun sequence:
- the LOC130897476 gene encoding uncharacterized protein LOC130897476 — protein sequence MSDSVKIILSVCEKLAKKHNLNAEIPYNKFKPRAKHFGGMFILFGGGLLANRIGLLPRRFGLAVPVVGFIGYTVIKSLNRNRHIKAIDDVIKSLSTSQKIELASAVGNILKKNTGIGSLDETAILKALDPLTELFIINEIVQILRQRLYLDVCLSL from the exons ATGAGTGACTctgtgaaaataatattaagtgtttgtgaaaaattagcaaaaaaacataacctcaatgcTGAAATACCCTATAACAAATTTAAACCACGAGCGAAACATTTTGGaggaatgtttattttatttggagGAGGTCTATTGGCGAATAGAATAGGTTTGCTACCTAGAAGATTTGGTTTAGCTGTACCAGTTGTTGGATTCATAG gGTACACTGTAATAAAATCTTTAAATCGAAATAGACATATTAAAGCAATTGATGATGTTATCAAGAGTTTATCAACatcccaaaaaattgaattagcAAGTGCTGTTGgcaatattttgaagaaaaatacaGGTATTGGTTCTTTAGATGAGACTGCCATTTTAAAAGCACTTGACCCTTTGActgaattattcataattaatgaaattgttcaaatattgaGACAAAGACTGTATTTAGATGTATGTCTTAGTTTGTGA